AATTCTTACTAACTTCTTTTCTTGCAAATAACGATACACTAAGCTGTGCTTAACTAGGGCAACGCCTTGAACGGATAGCGCACCTTCTAACACAAAATGAGAGCCATCAAATTGCAATGATGTGCGGCCAGCTTTTACTCCTGCGACTTTTAACCAGAGATTCCAATCCATATCAGGCCAACGGTCTTCAATAAGTTCTGCTTTATGCAGATCGTCGATGTCATAGATACCGTGTTTCTCTTGATAGATAGGGTGACAAACAGGGTAAATGACCTCGTCCATCAACCAGCGTGATTCGATGTTTGGGTAGTCTCCATGACCATATCGAACGCAGACATCAATATTAGAATCTTCAAAGGTTACTAACTTGTTGGTCGGTTCGATCAGCATAGATAAATCTGGATGACGCTCGCGAAAATCGCCAATTCGAGGCACTAACCAATGTTGTGCAAAAGAGGGCACGGTAGAAATTGATAATTGAGTGGGGTTAGGGTCTTGGTTGATTCGTCTTACACCATCTTGAATATGAGCAAAGCCTTTCTTCGCTTGCAGGTACAGTACTTCGCCTTCATGGGTTAATACTATTTTTCGGTGTTGGCGAATAAACAGATCTGCGCCTAACCACTCTTCAAGTTGACGAATTTGTTGGCTGACTGCTGCTGCCGTGACAAATAGCTTTTGTGCGGCGAGTTTAAAACTGCCTGTTTCTGCCGCCGTGTAAAAGTAATAGATCCCTTGAAATGGTGGGGTTCGCTCTCTCACATTAGTTTTCCTTAACTGAATGCCAGTATCTATCGTTTGTCGCTAGTGCGCTATTAGCCGATTATTGACCACGACAAAGCGGAAAATCAATAGGAGAGTTGCAATGAACACAATAACAGAGATATCAACTACTCATCATTCATTCTTATCATCGTTTCCAGTTAAGAAATTCTATTCTAAGTTTAAGGTGTATCTTCAGAATCGTAGAACGAGAAAACACTTATCTGAACTGTCGGATCATTTACTTGAAGATGTTGGTATTACCCAAAGTCAGGCTAACGAAGAGCTGAGAAAACCGTTTTGGAAGTGAGCTAGATTAGCACTTAGGATAGGTTTAATAATTATAATCTGAGCGGAATAATGAAGGGAGCCGTAATGACTCCCTTTCTATTTTGGTTACTCTTCCCAAACTACCAATTTATCTTTCGGCCAGTTATGTCCGACTTCGTGGTACTTTTGTTCAAGTATATGTCGCTTTATTTTGAGAGTAGGGGTAAGTACACCATTATCGATGCTCCAAGGTTCCTTAATCATCAGTACACCCTTGATCTTCTCGTGTGAACCGAGCTGCTCATTCATTTTCTCGATAACGCGCTTTGTCGTGCTCTCATAGCGAGCTCTATCGAAATTAGGGAAGTCATGCGGTACCACAAGTAGGATAGGACCTGGTAAGCCTAAGCCTATCAAACACATCATTTCTACGCGGCTATACTCAAAGAGTTTATTCTCGATAGGGACGGGAGCAACAAATTTACCTTTAGCGGTTTTAAAGGTATCTTTCTTACGTCCACGAATCGTTAGGTAGCCTTCGCTATCAATATCGCCAATATCTCCAGTATGGAGCCAACCTTCTGAATTGAAAGATTCTTGGGTCGCAATGTCATTCTTGTAGTAGCCACAGAATAGGCCTTTGCCTCGAACAAGGATCTCTTCATCTTCCGCTATTTTGAGTTCGATCCCTGGACCTGCATTACCAACCGTACCAATTTTATCGGCTCTGAATGGGTAGTTGAGCGTGCTGTAGGCGAAAGACTCTGTCATGCCCCATGCCTCGGTAATGTGTAAGCCAACACTCTCATACCATGCCAGTAGAGCGGGTGATACCGGAGCTGAGCCACACCCAAGAACACGGGCTTGGTCTAACCCTAAACCATCAGCAAGCTTCTTCTTGATGATGTTGTTGATAAACGGAATCTTAAGTAAGAAGTTCAGTTTCTTCTGCGGCAATTTGTCTTGGATTCGCTGCTGGAACAGAGTCCATAAACGAGGAACTGAAATAAACAGAGTAGGACGATGCATTTTCACATCATCAATAAACGTGTCTAAAGACTCTGGGAAAGCCGTGACTACGCCACCCATCACTGAAGAACCAAAGATGTAAACGCGCTCTGTAATATGGGCAAGCGGTAGGTAAGAAAACAGGCGATCGCCAGGTTGGATTCCAATATGGTCAATCAACCTTTGAACAGACCAAGTAAACGCGCCGTACGTGAGCATTGCGCCTTTTGGTAGCCCTGATGTACCCGATGTATAAACAAGTGACATCAGCTTATCATCGTGATGCTGAGGGCGTTTGGTTGATGGTTCATGTTTATCGATGAGTTCTTCAAAAGTATGATGACATTTTGCTGCACTGTCATAAGGAAGCGAGATGCTTATCAGGCTTGGGTTGTCATCTAATACTTTTTGCGTTGCAGTAGCATCGTCGAGTTTACCCGCAATCACAATCTTACTTTCGCTGTGTTCAATACAGTATTGAATCGTATCGGCACCAGCCGTTGGGAAAATAGGGACGCTAACAAAGTCCCCCAACATCATGGCAAGATCGCAGATAAACCACTCTGCACAGTTTTTAGAAACCAGAGCCACTCGGTCACCAGGTTTGGCGCCAAGAGCTTCGAGTGCAGAAGCAAGTTTGAGTGCTTTATCGGCCACTTCTTTATATGTGAACTCCACAAATTGGCGGTTAATTATTTGTTTTAAATAGACCTCATCTGGGCGTTCTTCTGCCCATTTTAAAATCATATCATTGGGTGTAGGGAGAGCTGTTGCTTGTTCTTGGCTAAACTCGTTAGGCTGAATCATTGTCTAACTCCATGTTTTTCGCTAAGTTATTTTTGTTAAAATCATGTTAAATGTACCATGTTTTTTTATTTTTGAGAGTAAAATTAGCGTTTTCTGTTATCCATGCACGTGCGCCTGTAACTTGCCGGTGTTACTCCGGTCCTTTTCTTAAAAATTCTCGAGAAGTACGAGACATCCTTGTAGCCACATTGATAAGCAATCACAGCAATTTTTGATTCGGTATCCGCTTCAATCAGCTTCTTAGCCAACAAAATCCGCTTGTCACACACAAAGTCTCTAAAGCTTACCCCAAAGTGTAGATGAAACTTTTTCGAAAAGTAGGTTGTTGAACAATGACATCGATCGGCAATTTCTGTTTCTCTAATGTCTCTGTTGATATTTCTCATTATAAAATTGACTACTTCCGATGTGAATATTTTTGCTGGTAATTGGTTGTTCTTGTTCATGTTTCTATCTATGTCGAAGTGAGGATCAAAAATATGTTGTGTTTTCTCTTTTAGTTCTTCTAATTTACGACTCAGATTATGGCTGCTCGTTTCGATAATAAAAAATACATTCTTATGATTTCTAATAATATTAGGTAACGGGGATGAGCAAATAATGACTATTCGCTTATTTAGGTTCTCACAAATAGAAATCGCCATGTTAAGTAATTGATAATTATCGTTGTTATTGATAGTCAAAAATACCAATCTAACATCTAAGTTACTGATAATAGAGATATCTTGACCAAAATATTGCACGGAAAAGTAATGGCTAATTTTTTTTATAATAACTGAGTTAAATTCACTATCCACATCCGATAATAATGGTGTAACTATATTTATACTCATATGTATCCAGTTTCGCACTAAAGGTATGAATCAATAATAGGTGAATAACCAAGCATACTAATTAGATTAGAAGTACCACAAAAAAGTGCAAGTAAATGGCAAGAAAATCCTAACCAAATATATTGTTCAGCTCTAGATTTAGTTTACAGGCAAACAAAGCCTGATACGTAAATCAAGGAGAAGTTCTCATGGATAAGTTTCTGAATAATTGTAAAGATTTCATGAAAGATGAAGAGGGGCTAACCGTTATTGAGTATGTTATCGGTGCGGCATTGTTAGTGTTAGGTTTAACAACGGTATTTTCTGGTTTGGGCACTACTCTTGCAGATAAGCTAAATGAAATTGTAGAAGATGTTGGTACGACTACGACTCCTTAATACCTCATGAATAGAAAAGGAGTGGGACAACAGAGGGGGTTGACTACGGTGGAGTATGTGATCGGTGCTGCCTCACTTGTTATTTTTGTGGCGTTAGTTTTTTCTGGATTAGCGACAGCTTTGTTGAGCAAATTTCAGGAAATTATATCGAGTGTGTAAATAGATCATATGATTGATGAGCCTTCTGTATTTTGGGCGTTGCTAATTGCAGTTTCGGTATACGATGTTGAGAAACATCGTATACCGAACAAAATATTGATTATGTTTATGTTTGTATATTTATTATCAATGTTTGATAGCGATTACACCTTTGGTGTTTTTCTCATGTCATTAGCTGGAGCCGTTGTATTTTTTTGTTTTGGATTACTCTTATATTTTGTAAGAGCTATGTCAGCAGGAGATGTAAAGCTATTAGGTATAGTGGGGATGTATCTCGGATGGGGACAACTGATTGATGCATCTTACTTTATCTTACTTTCTGCTGGAGTGATCGGGACATTCTATCTGCTATATAACTTTTCCAACTCGAACAGTCTCAGTATTAAAGGCTATTTTGAAAGTAAGTTAATAATGCTTGGTGGCGTAAGCCCTGTTACAGAGAAAGGCTCTGTAATACATTCTAGGTATTCGAATAAAGCGACTATGCCCTTTGCTCCCTCAGTTGTTATAGGACTAGCGATGTATAGTTATTTCACTTAATCCGGTTGTTGGTTAGCTTTTATGGAGAGGAATAATATATGGATATTCGAGAGCCAGTGGCCCCAATAACTTTGAAACCTCAGATCTCAGCTCCAAACGTTCCTACCTCTTTTGAAATGTTGGGTATTCCTGAAGTAGTGTTAGAAAACTTGGTGCTTAAGCACTTGTCTGCTTATCCAAAGTCGGATGTTTTAGAACTTTCGAATTACCTATGTGTTGTTACCCATATTGTAGAAAACGCTTTGGTTGTGCTGAGGAAAAAGTCATTAATTGAGGTATTCCAACCTAACTCAGATCTTTTGATTTCTTCAGTTTCCCATAGTCATGTCCGTTACTCCTTATCTGAGAAAGGGCTTGAAGAAGCCGATCTCGCTTTTAAGCGTGATGCTTATTTAGGGCCAGCTCCTGTCTCGCTTGCCCAGTATAGCGACGTTGTGCAAAAACAAGACTTGAGGTGTGAGCTAGTAACTAGGCCACATGTCGAAGCGGCGCTGAGTGATGTGTATGGTGTCGAAAAGATGATTTCAGTGTTGGGGCCTGCCATCAATTCGGGGCGCGCTTTGTTGTTGTATGGGCATGCCGGAACGGGTAAAACCTTTGTTGCGAGCCGCATTGTCAATGCTTTACACACTTCTGTTTTTATCCCTTATGCAGTTTATGCATTGGGTAATATCATTAAGGTTTTCTCTGCGCAGCATCACAAGCCATTGGATAGTAATGGTCGCAATAAAGTAGTATCTCTTAAAGATCAATACGATAAGCGTTGGCTTAATTGTGAAAGGCCGAACATTCAGGTGGGGGGAGAACTCACCATGGATATGCTTGAAGTCAACCATTCTGAGAATAGTCGTGTTTGGTTAGCTCCGGTACAAATGATGGCGAACAATGGGATTTTTGTTATTGATGACCTTGGTCGTCAACCAATGCCCGTCGACACTTTACTCAATCGTTGGATCGTACCTATGGAGTACGCCTTTGATTACTTGTCGTTACCAAATGGTCAACAAATCACGATGCCGTTTGTGTTAACGCTTGCTTTCTCTACCAACTTGAACCCTAAGAAAATAAGCGACCCTGCATTTCTGCGTCGCTTAGGTTACAAAATTGAATTCAAACCTCTTAACCAAGGTGATTATGAAGCTTTGTGGATGAGTGTCGTCGCTGAGAAAGGAGTTGAGCTTGAAGCTGGTTTCTTTGAGCGTTTGTCTCAGATGCACACTCTTTGCAAGATGCCACTCTTCCCTTGTTTACCGAAAGATCTCGTTGGTATAAGCAAAGATATACTTTCGTTTGAGCAACTCCCGCCTGTTATTACCTTCGATATTCTTTCCATGGCATGGGAAGTCTATTTTACCTCTGATGGACACGAGGAAGAAAATAATGAATAAGAGTCAAGTTTTCCTACTATTTTTATTGTCCGTAGTATTTGGTTTAGCTGCCGTATTTTTTGCTAAGCAGTGGATGGACAACCAAGTTCAGCCAACGGTTGAAGTAGAGACAGTGGAGCGTCATCCCGTTGTGGTTGCGTCACAAGAAATTGAAGCTGGAACCGTTATTGAGGAAACATTTTTAACGACCAAGCTAATGGAAGTGGATTGGATTAATGACAATAATTACTCCGATGCCTCAGAAATTGTCGGTAAGGTCGTCGCCAATACCGTTTATGCTGGCGAAGTCCTTCATAAAATGCGGTTTACTACGCCTGGAGAGGGGTCGACGCTAGCTGCGCTGATTCCTGAGAACAAGCGCGCAGTAACAATACGAGTTGATGACGTTATTGGTGTGGCTGGTTTCCTATTACCGGGTAATAAAGTGGATATTCTCAATACTGTTTCTTATGGTAAAAATTCTGCAGCGACTCGAACTGTCCTCAAAAATATCAAAGTGTTAGCGGTAGACCAAACCGCTAAAACCAATGAAAACAGCCCCATCATTGTACGTGCTGTGACGTTAGAGGTTTCCCCCAAAGATGCGGAGAAATTACTAACAGCGAAAAGCAAGGGGAGTATTCAGCTAACGTTGAGAAATCCTCATGAAATTGAGAAGAAAGTCGTTCGTCGATACGTGCCTCGACCAAGCGTAACTATTATCAAAGGTACGGAAGCTTCTAGTGTGCGCGTCAAGGATTGAGGTGAGATATGAGAATAATATTAGCGTGTATTTTGAGTCTGATCTGTTTTTCGAACGCAAGCTTTGCTGCATTGCAAACCGGAAAAACAGTCACGGTTCCACATCACAAATCAACGCATGTGGTGTTGTCTGGTAAAGCAAGCAAAGTGTCGCTTGGAGACCCAGAAGTTCTTGATATTGTGATGTTGAAATCCAACGAACTATTTCTAATCGGGAAAAAGTTAGGAGCGACCAATTTGATGGCTTGGGATTCAAGAGGTCAGTTGATCGAGTCTATCAATATCGAAGTTACCCATGATCTTAATAGCTTAAAAGCAAAGTTGTATGAATTTTTGCCTGACGAAACGATTGAAGTGCATAGTGCACAAAATCGATTGTTGTTGAGTGGTCAGGTAAGTAATCAACAACAAATGAACGTGGCGATTCGAATCGCGGAAACGTATTCTTCGGGGAAAACCGCGGACGCATCAAAAGAAAGTGGTAGTGAGCAGGCCGCTGCTACCGGTGTCATCAATTTGATGTCTATTGGTGGTGCGCAACAGGTAATGTTAGAAGTAACGGTTGCTGAGGTTCAAAGAAGCTTAGTGAGAAAATTCGATGCCAATTTTCATTTTTTCCAAACTAGTGGTTCGGACTTCTCTTGGGGGGCATCGTCTGTTCCTGCGGGAGTGCTAGGCGCTACGCCTATCTTTGATATTCCCACCTCAACTGACTACGGAATATTAGGGTCTTTCATTGATAGTAATACTCTGTTTACTTTCGCGTTAGATGTCGCTAAACAAAATGGGGTTGCAAAGGTATTAGCTGAGCCGAATTTAACAGCATTAAGTGGCTCTAAGGCTGAATTTTTAGCGGGTGGAGAGTTTCCTATCCCCGTGCCAGACGAAGACGGTATTACTATTGAATATAAAGAGTATGGGGTAGGGCTCAAGTTCATTCCGACGGTACTCAGCGATAAGAAAATCAATCTAAATCTAGCGGTAGATGTGAGTGAGATTGCAAACAGCAGTTCATTGACCATCGATCCTGGCACCACAAATGCGACTTATTTTATCCCACCGATCACTCGACGCAGTGCTTCTTCAACATTGGAGTTAGCTGATGGACAAACCATTGGTATTGCAGGGTTATTGAGTGAAAATGTTCGTGACATCAGTAATAAAATGCCTGGTATCGGTGATGTCCCTATTTTAGGGCAGCTTTTTAATAGCCAAGAATACGTATCTGGAGAAACTGAACTCGTGATTTTAGTGACTCCGAGGTTGGCGAAGCCTATCGATAGAAATAAAGTGACCCTGCCGACAGATGCTTTTGTGAATTCTAATGACTTGGAATATTACTTGTTAGGTAGGAGCGCTTACATTGCAGAGCCGTCAGAATCAGGTTCAGAACGTTCTAAAGCTTCAGAGGACATTACGCCAAATGATGGTGGTAGTGAAGGCTCATTTGGTCATGACTTATAAGGAGATAGATATGATTAGAATAATGATGGTCTTTCTCGTGATGGTGTTAGTTGGCTGTGCAAATGATGCTCGCTTAGGGCATTCAGTCGCACTCGTTAAAACAGAACAAACGTATAACCCTAATGCGACCCAAGAGAATTTACTCATAGTACCGGATGGTACAGGGGAGCGGATGCAGACTGGCTACGACCGATATGTTGGAAGAGGTGAAAACGACCTTTCCGGAAGTAATAGCCAGATCTTAGAAGAGTTTAATTAAATCTGGAGGTACTCACATGTTGTATCGAGTATCACGAAGTCCTAAAAAACAGCAAGGCTTAGTTGCGATATTGGTTACCGCTGCCTTATTAGTTTTTTTAGCGGTCTCAGCGTTAGCTGTAGACATCAATCATATGATTGTAAATAAAACGCGCTTACAAAATGCTGTTGATTCTGCCACGTTGGCTGCTGCAACCATATTAGATAGCAGTAAAGATAAAGACGCTGTAGACGCTGAGGTTGTTACTGCACTTAATACGATGGCGGCTTCAACGGGAAATCATGAAATTGATTTCACCACGGCCTCTATAAACATTGATTATTCAAATGATCCACAAGATTTTACAGGAACCGCCACTTTCGGTGCCAACGATGATGTTTATGTGCGTGTTCGAGTGGACTCATTGGATATGGATGAGTTTTTTATTCAGTTGTTTGGTTTAGATAAAGAGGTGTCAGCAAGTGCTGTTGCGGGGCCTAGCTCAGGCCTCGATTATACTCCTGTTGTACCCATTGGGGTGTGCATTGGTGACGGCACCTCCGATAACGATATTTCTCCAGAAGATGGTTACCATGATGAAACCGGAGAAGCCATAACCAGTGTGTTTGGCTATGAGGTAGGGACTGTTCATGCCTTGAAGGTGGGAGACAGTAGCTTATCTGAAATGGGTAATGGTAATTATCACCTGTTGGACTTTGGTTCTGGTGGTAAAACAATCAAAGAAGGCTTAGGTGGTGGTTATGATCAGCCAGTCAAAATTGGTGAAAATATCACAACCAAACCTGGTGGCACGGTTGGCCCGACAGGTGATGGTTTGAATACTCGTTTTGGAGATTATGGCGGTGGCTTGTCTGCATCCGATTACCCTTCAGATTTTGTAACCACAGAACCAACCAATGAAATCACGATTGATGCCAATACAGGAGATATCACTTTCGATGATAGCTACGATTACGCTCAATATAAGTTAGATACTAACGCCTGTATAGCAAGTGGTGGTTCTGGGTGCGCCTCTAATGGGGTTGCTTGGCGTCGTATTTTACCTATACCTATGGTGGATTGCTCAGGTAAAAGTGGCGGTACTACTGAATTTACCGTGAATAAAATTGGTTGCTTTTTCTTGCTGCAAAGGGCACCAACCAATAACTCAGGTACACCAGCCGTTTTTGGTGAGTTTATCCACTCTTGCAGTGTTGCTGGTGGCTCTGGTAGTAATCAGTCGACAACCGAAGGGTCTTATAGGATTGTTCTGTATAAAGACCCCGATAGTGGGGAGTCTTGATTATGATTTTATCTAATAGACATCAATGTGGTTTTGCTGCCGTGGAGATGGTGCTCGTGGCCCCTGTAATGTTGTTCTTTTTGGTTTTGGTTCTTGAACTAGGTAACATTCTGATTCAACACAATGTGCTCTCTAAGTCTGTACAAAATGGCGCACGATATGCTGTTAGTGAGGTTTACAATACCAAAGGTGGCACTATTGCAACAATTTTGGAGATTAAAAATGTGGTGGTTTATGGTCAGAGTAGCGTAGGGACAGCCATTTTATCTACGCTGACAACCTCTGATGTGACGGTTGTTCCTGATCCTGACTCTATTGGTAGTGGTGATTATGTGCAGGTGAGTGTGACGTATGACTACGTTCCAAACTTCTTGTCTATTCCCTTCTCTACGGAGAATTTTGCCATTCCATTAAGTGCAACTTCGGTGATGAGGGTATTGTGATGAAAAGGCTTAACGGGCGTACCAAAGGGCTTGCCATTATTGAGTTCACTATAGTCTCGTCGTTCATGTTTCTCTTGATTTTTCTTATTTTATCGTTAGGGGTTTATGTATTTTCGCTGCAAATGGTGAGTGAAGGAACGAGAAAGGCTGCTCGATTAGCGACGGTATGTTATGTGCTCGATAGAGATAATATAGCGGGAATGGTTGTCGATGATTTACCGCTTATTGGGTTTACTAGTGCGAACCTAGAAGTGGCTTACTTAGATGCTAGTGGAGCAGAGGTTACTTCTGATTTTGAAGCGAACTTTGGCACTATTAAGTTTGTGCGTGCTAGGGCTACGGGTTATGGCATTCAGTTAATCAGTAACCTAAGCTTTCTAGGTACGAATGGATTTCTTGCTGCTCCTGCGTTTGAAACAATATTACCAGCAGAAAGTTTGGGAGTAGTGAGGCCTGAAACTGAAACTAGCACTAACATATGGAATAGATGCCCATAGGCGGTTATTTAAAGGAGATGAATATATGGGGGAAGCGATCAAAATAACGCCTAATGAGAATGATATTACGCGTTTAAAAACGAATCTTAAAGTGTGGGTAATTCATAACAGTGAAAGCTTTAAATCGCATGTGAATCAAGAGCTCAAGAAATGCAGAAATGTCAGTATTACATCATTTTCTTTAGCTGGTATGAATGAGGAGTATTTAAAAGGTGTTGATGTTCCGGAGCTCATTTTCGTAGAAGCCAGTGGTAGCTGGGCTCAAAAGATGGTCGAGCTTCAAGGGTATGATTTATCGTTAGAAGATAAAGAGCTATCTTTAGTGGTGCTCGGAGATGAAAGTGACAGTGGTTCAATAAAGATTGCATTACGTTTAGGAGCATCAGACTTTTTACCTAATACCGTTACTCTTTCTGACTTACTTCCATTATTAAAGAAAACGGCATCGGAAAAGCTTGAAAACTCCAGTTACGGTGAGTTTATCTTGTTTTTGAATACCAAAGGCGGAATGGGGGCGACGACGCTTGCTTTAAATACTGCGATTGAAGTGGCAAGTCATCACGCTGGAGAGGTACTTTTACTAGATATTGATCTTCAGTTTGGAGTTATCCCGGATTATTTAAATATCACTCCAACTTACAGTATCTCTGATGCTATTAACAGCTCCAATGATCTCGATGAGATATCTCTAGGATCTTTAGTAAATAAGCACGAGTCTGGCTTACATGTCCTAAGCTTTAAGCATGAAAACAATGCTGATGATTATGAACAGGCTCAGAAAATAGGCCGATTGCTTCCTATCTTACGTCGCTTCTACCCTTATGTGATCATTGATCTTTCAAGAGGCTTAGATCATGTGTTTGCATCAGCGATATCACCAGCCACCAAAGTACTTTTGGTTTCGCAACAAAGCTTGGTTTCAGTAAAAAACACAAGTCGCTTAATCAAGTCTTTGAAGTTTGAATATGGGTTACAAAGTGATGTGATAGAGGTGATCCTAAATCGTTACGAGAAACGACATTCAATTAAGCTAAAAGACATTGAACAAGCGGTAGGTGATCATGACATACACCTTATACCTAATGATTTTAAGGTTACATTAGAGAGTACTAATTTGGGGCAGCCATTTGTTCAATCTCGAAAGAAAAGCTCTATTACTCGCTCTATTATTGACTTATCTCATGTTCTTTCACCGCTAGAGCACGAAGAAAAAGGGTGGTTGAAAAAGTTGTTTTCATGATGCATTGATGAAAAGTAAACACGAGGGATTGTGATGTTCTTTAAACGAAAAAATATAAACCCAGAGTTTGAACAAAAAGCAGAACAGACTTCGCATGAGTCCGAAGGTGCTAATACGGTTGAGCGTTTACAAA
The Vibrio kanaloae genome window above contains:
- a CDS encoding TadE/TadG family type IV pilus assembly protein, with amino-acid sequence MILSNRHQCGFAAVEMVLVAPVMLFFLVLVLELGNILIQHNVLSKSVQNGARYAVSEVYNTKGGTIATILEIKNVVVYGQSSVGTAILSTLTTSDVTVVPDPDSIGSGDYVQVSVTYDYVPNFLSIPFSTENFAIPLSATSVMRVL
- a CDS encoding TadE/TadG family type IV pilus assembly protein produces the protein MKRLNGRTKGLAIIEFTIVSSFMFLLIFLILSLGVYVFSLQMVSEGTRKAARLATVCYVLDRDNIAGMVVDDLPLIGFTSANLEVAYLDASGAEVTSDFEANFGTIKFVRARATGYGIQLISNLSFLGTNGFLAAPAFETILPAESLGVVRPETETSTNIWNRCP
- a CDS encoding AAA family ATPase — protein: MGEAIKITPNENDITRLKTNLKVWVIHNSESFKSHVNQELKKCRNVSITSFSLAGMNEEYLKGVDVPELIFVEASGSWAQKMVELQGYDLSLEDKELSLVVLGDESDSGSIKIALRLGASDFLPNTVTLSDLLPLLKKTASEKLENSSYGEFILFLNTKGGMGATTLALNTAIEVASHHAGEVLLLDIDLQFGVIPDYLNITPTYSISDAINSSNDLDEISLGSLVNKHESGLHVLSFKHENNADDYEQAQKIGRLLPILRRFYPYVIIDLSRGLDHVFASAISPATKVLLVSQQSLVSVKNTSRLIKSLKFEYGLQSDVIEVILNRYEKRHSIKLKDIEQAVGDHDIHLIPNDFKVTLESTNLGQPFVQSRKKSSITRSIIDLSHVLSPLEHEEKGWLKKLFS